A portion of the Cryptomeria japonica chromosome 5, Sugi_1.0, whole genome shotgun sequence genome contains these proteins:
- the LOC131063779 gene encoding phosphate transporter PHO1-3 isoform X1, producing MVKFQKQLEAQLVAEWRNAYVNYKQLKKDIKQIRHHIASREQHPVTNTAAFNKHSPSSSLIIHHCKADKNGGGGKEMVYETELVCGQVQWTEYDRVFFSRLDSQLNMVDKFYRAKEKEYLVRGKQLQVQLETLIDTKRALATGKVYDRSSDQEIDIEDGESDGGYRGKGSKNNDAFGVSRPKVGHAEKMLRAAFTEYYKALTLLQNYSSLNTLAFAKILKKYDKVTGKSVMDIYLREVQSSSFSTSSDKVLSMLEKVENLFTTHFCKNNKRQAMNSLRPSPHQNSNRKIFSLGLFTGCSWGLILALVLAVCQPHIASYVISKSFITSVLPILSTSILIPFHIYMYGLNVYFWTRTRINYAFIFEFEPGTELRSLEVVTISTGLFTIAVTSIVAHLLLFPMGKIIPITIFMVILLFVFLPFDICYRSARFYFIQCLWRILCAPLYKVEFADFFLADQFTSQITSFRSLGYISSYHASHIFHSNPDNSVCSSPFIHFQYIIAVLPYWWRLMQCVRRWVDEKDLAQIANGGKYLSALIAVLIRLKFETSGTNLFLVLFMISSSIATIYQFYWDVVMDWGLLQRKSVNPWLRDQLILKNKRTYFISMVVNAVLRLAWLYSIIHVVMPCGPTYQKYIDFILGMAEIARRGLWNFFRLENEHLNNVGKFRAVKTVPLPFKDSDQDT from the exons ATGGTGAAGTTTCAAAAGCAGCTAGAAGCCCAGCTTGTTGCAGAGTGGAGAAATGCTTATGTGAATTACAAGCAGCTTAAGaaggacatcaaacaaataagACATCATATTGCAAGCAGAGAACAACACCCTGTCACCAACACAGCTGCATTCAATAAACATTCCCCTTCTTCTTCTCTG ATTATACATCATTGTAAGGCAGACAAAAACGGTGGCGGTGGAAAGGAGATGGTGTATGAAACGGAGTTGGTTTGTGGGCAAGTTCAATGGACAGAGTATGATCGAGTTTTCTTTTCTAGGCTGGATTCTCAGCTTAACATGGTCGACAAGTTTTACAGAGCCAAAGAAAAAGAATACCTTGTTAGAGGGAAACAGCTCCAAGTACAGCTGGAGACTCTCATAGACACAAAACGAGCCCTTGCCACGGGTAAAGTATATGACCGTTCAAGTGATCAAGAGATTGATATAG AAGATGGAGAGAGTGATGGTGGTTACAGAGGTAAAGGCAGCAAAAACAATGACGCATTTGGTGTGAGCAGACCCAAAGTTGGTCATGCAGAAAAGATGTTACGTGCAGCCTTTACCGAATATTATAAAGCCCTCACTCTCCTGCAGAATTACAG CTCCTTAAACACTCTCGCTTTTGCAAAGATACTAAAGAAGTATGATAAG GTTACAGGAAAGAGTGTGATGGATATTTATCTAAGAGAAGTGCAATCTTCCTCTTTCTCAACAAGCTCTGACAAG GTGCTAAGCATGTTAGAGAAGGTGGAGAATCTGTTTACTACACACTTCTGCAAAAATAACAAAAGACAAGCTATGAACTCTTTGAGACCTTCTCCCCATCAGAATTCTAATCGCAAAATTTTTTCTTTAG GTCTTTTTACAGGTTGTTCTTGGGGTTTGATTCTGGCACTTGTCCTTGCGGTTTGTCAACCTCACATTGCGAGTTACGTGATAAGCAAAAGCTTTATAACGAGTGTACTTCCAATCTTAAG CACAtcaatccttatacctttccacaTTTACATGTATGGTCTTAATGTCTACTTTTGGACGAGAACCCGCATAAATTATGCATTTATTTTTGAGTTTGAACCTGGTACAGAACTGAGAAGCCTGGAAGTCGTGACTATTAGCACTGGTCTATTCACCATTGCTGTTACCTCTATTGTTGCACACCTCCTTTTGTTTCCAATGGGAAAAATAATTCCCATTACCATTTTTATG GTGATTCTGTTGTTTGTATTCCTTCCTTTTGATATTTGTTACAGATCAGCTAGATTTTACTTTATCCAGTGTTTATGGCGAATTTTATGTGCACCACTTTACAAG GTTGAATTTGCTGACTTTTTTCTTGCTGATCAGTTTACAAGCCAG ATCACATCGTTTAGATCTCTTGGGTACATTTCTTCCTACCATGCAAGTCACATATTTCACAGTAACCCGGACAATTCAGTATGCTCAAGCCCCTTCATTCACTTCCAATACATCATTGCAGTGCTGCCATATTGGTGGAGACTTATGCAG TGTGTGAGGAGGTGGGTGGACGAGAAAGACCTTGCACAAATTGCAAATGGGGGAAAGTATCTGTCTGCGCTTATAGCAGTATTGATAAGACTTAAATTTGAGACCAGTGGTACAAATTTGTTTCTAGTACTGTTTATGATATCTTCTAGCATCGCAACTATTTATCAGTTTTATTGGGATGTTGTGATGGATTGGGGTCTACTTCAGCGCAAGTCTGTGAACCCTTGGCTTAGAGATCAACTGATCTTGAAGAATAAGAGAACATATTTCATTTCAATG GTTGTGAATGCAGTGCTTCGATTAGCATGGTTGTATTCAATTATACACGTAGTCATGCCCTGCGGACCCACTTATCAGAAGTATATAGACTTCATTCTTGGAATGGCAGAAATTGCTCGTCGAGGCTTGTGGA
- the LOC131063779 gene encoding phosphate transporter PHO1-3 isoform X3, with amino-acid sequence MVKFQKQLEAQLVAEWRNAYVNYKQLKKDIKQIRHHIASREQHPVTNTAAFNKHSPSSSLIIHHCKADKNGGGGKEMVYETELVCGQVQWTEYDRVFFSRLDSQLNMVDKFYRAKEKEYLVRGKQLQVQLETLIDTKRALATGKVYDRSSDQEIDIEDGESDGGYRGKGSKNNDAFGVSRPKVGHAEKMLRAAFTEYYKALTLLQNYSSLNTLAFAKILKKYDKVTGKSVMDIYLREVQSSSFSTSSDKVLSMLEKVENLFTTHFCKNNKRQAMNSLRPSPHQNSNRKIFSLGLFTGCSWGLILALVLAVCQPHIASYVISKSFITSVLPILSTSILIPFHIYMYGLNVYFWTRTRINYAFIFEFEPGTELRSLEVVTISTGLFTIAVTSIVAHLLLFPMGKIIPITIFMVILLFVFLPFDICYRSARFYFIQCLWRILCAPLYKVEFADFFLADQFTSQITSFRSLGYISSYHASHIFHSNPDNSVCSSPFIHFQYIIAVLPYWWRLMQVVCEEVGGRERPCTNCKWGKVSVCAYSSIDKT; translated from the exons ATGGTGAAGTTTCAAAAGCAGCTAGAAGCCCAGCTTGTTGCAGAGTGGAGAAATGCTTATGTGAATTACAAGCAGCTTAAGaaggacatcaaacaaataagACATCATATTGCAAGCAGAGAACAACACCCTGTCACCAACACAGCTGCATTCAATAAACATTCCCCTTCTTCTTCTCTG ATTATACATCATTGTAAGGCAGACAAAAACGGTGGCGGTGGAAAGGAGATGGTGTATGAAACGGAGTTGGTTTGTGGGCAAGTTCAATGGACAGAGTATGATCGAGTTTTCTTTTCTAGGCTGGATTCTCAGCTTAACATGGTCGACAAGTTTTACAGAGCCAAAGAAAAAGAATACCTTGTTAGAGGGAAACAGCTCCAAGTACAGCTGGAGACTCTCATAGACACAAAACGAGCCCTTGCCACGGGTAAAGTATATGACCGTTCAAGTGATCAAGAGATTGATATAG AAGATGGAGAGAGTGATGGTGGTTACAGAGGTAAAGGCAGCAAAAACAATGACGCATTTGGTGTGAGCAGACCCAAAGTTGGTCATGCAGAAAAGATGTTACGTGCAGCCTTTACCGAATATTATAAAGCCCTCACTCTCCTGCAGAATTACAG CTCCTTAAACACTCTCGCTTTTGCAAAGATACTAAAGAAGTATGATAAG GTTACAGGAAAGAGTGTGATGGATATTTATCTAAGAGAAGTGCAATCTTCCTCTTTCTCAACAAGCTCTGACAAG GTGCTAAGCATGTTAGAGAAGGTGGAGAATCTGTTTACTACACACTTCTGCAAAAATAACAAAAGACAAGCTATGAACTCTTTGAGACCTTCTCCCCATCAGAATTCTAATCGCAAAATTTTTTCTTTAG GTCTTTTTACAGGTTGTTCTTGGGGTTTGATTCTGGCACTTGTCCTTGCGGTTTGTCAACCTCACATTGCGAGTTACGTGATAAGCAAAAGCTTTATAACGAGTGTACTTCCAATCTTAAG CACAtcaatccttatacctttccacaTTTACATGTATGGTCTTAATGTCTACTTTTGGACGAGAACCCGCATAAATTATGCATTTATTTTTGAGTTTGAACCTGGTACAGAACTGAGAAGCCTGGAAGTCGTGACTATTAGCACTGGTCTATTCACCATTGCTGTTACCTCTATTGTTGCACACCTCCTTTTGTTTCCAATGGGAAAAATAATTCCCATTACCATTTTTATG GTGATTCTGTTGTTTGTATTCCTTCCTTTTGATATTTGTTACAGATCAGCTAGATTTTACTTTATCCAGTGTTTATGGCGAATTTTATGTGCACCACTTTACAAG GTTGAATTTGCTGACTTTTTTCTTGCTGATCAGTTTACAAGCCAG ATCACATCGTTTAGATCTCTTGGGTACATTTCTTCCTACCATGCAAGTCACATATTTCACAGTAACCCGGACAATTCAGTATGCTCAAGCCCCTTCATTCACTTCCAATACATCATTGCAGTGCTGCCATATTGGTGGAGACTTATGCAG GTAGTGTGTGAGGAGGTGGGTGGACGAGAAAGACCTTGCACAAATTGCAAATGGGGGAAAGTATCTGTCTGCGCTTATAGCAGTATTGATAAGACTTAA
- the LOC131063779 gene encoding phosphate transporter PHO1-3 isoform X2, producing the protein MVKFQKQLEAQLVAEWRNAYVNYKQLKKDIKQIRHHIASREQHPVTNTAAFNKHSPSSSLIIHHCKADKNGGGGKEMVYETELVCGQVQWTEYDRVFFSRLDSQLNMVDKFYRAKEKEYLVRGKQLQVQLETLIDTKRALATEDGESDGGYRGKGSKNNDAFGVSRPKVGHAEKMLRAAFTEYYKALTLLQNYSSLNTLAFAKILKKYDKVTGKSVMDIYLREVQSSSFSTSSDKVLSMLEKVENLFTTHFCKNNKRQAMNSLRPSPHQNSNRKIFSLGLFTGCSWGLILALVLAVCQPHIASYVISKSFITSVLPILSTSILIPFHIYMYGLNVYFWTRTRINYAFIFEFEPGTELRSLEVVTISTGLFTIAVTSIVAHLLLFPMGKIIPITIFMVILLFVFLPFDICYRSARFYFIQCLWRILCAPLYKVEFADFFLADQFTSQITSFRSLGYISSYHASHIFHSNPDNSVCSSPFIHFQYIIAVLPYWWRLMQCVRRWVDEKDLAQIANGGKYLSALIAVLIRLKFETSGTNLFLVLFMISSSIATIYQFYWDVVMDWGLLQRKSVNPWLRDQLILKNKRTYFISMVVNAVLRLAWLYSIIHVVMPCGPTYQKYIDFILGMAEIARRGLWNFFRLENEHLNNVGKFRAVKTVPLPFKDSDQDT; encoded by the exons ATGGTGAAGTTTCAAAAGCAGCTAGAAGCCCAGCTTGTTGCAGAGTGGAGAAATGCTTATGTGAATTACAAGCAGCTTAAGaaggacatcaaacaaataagACATCATATTGCAAGCAGAGAACAACACCCTGTCACCAACACAGCTGCATTCAATAAACATTCCCCTTCTTCTTCTCTG ATTATACATCATTGTAAGGCAGACAAAAACGGTGGCGGTGGAAAGGAGATGGTGTATGAAACGGAGTTGGTTTGTGGGCAAGTTCAATGGACAGAGTATGATCGAGTTTTCTTTTCTAGGCTGGATTCTCAGCTTAACATGGTCGACAAGTTTTACAGAGCCAAAGAAAAAGAATACCTTGTTAGAGGGAAACAGCTCCAAGTACAGCTGGAGACTCTCATAGACACAAAACGAGCCCTTGCCACGG AAGATGGAGAGAGTGATGGTGGTTACAGAGGTAAAGGCAGCAAAAACAATGACGCATTTGGTGTGAGCAGACCCAAAGTTGGTCATGCAGAAAAGATGTTACGTGCAGCCTTTACCGAATATTATAAAGCCCTCACTCTCCTGCAGAATTACAG CTCCTTAAACACTCTCGCTTTTGCAAAGATACTAAAGAAGTATGATAAG GTTACAGGAAAGAGTGTGATGGATATTTATCTAAGAGAAGTGCAATCTTCCTCTTTCTCAACAAGCTCTGACAAG GTGCTAAGCATGTTAGAGAAGGTGGAGAATCTGTTTACTACACACTTCTGCAAAAATAACAAAAGACAAGCTATGAACTCTTTGAGACCTTCTCCCCATCAGAATTCTAATCGCAAAATTTTTTCTTTAG GTCTTTTTACAGGTTGTTCTTGGGGTTTGATTCTGGCACTTGTCCTTGCGGTTTGTCAACCTCACATTGCGAGTTACGTGATAAGCAAAAGCTTTATAACGAGTGTACTTCCAATCTTAAG CACAtcaatccttatacctttccacaTTTACATGTATGGTCTTAATGTCTACTTTTGGACGAGAACCCGCATAAATTATGCATTTATTTTTGAGTTTGAACCTGGTACAGAACTGAGAAGCCTGGAAGTCGTGACTATTAGCACTGGTCTATTCACCATTGCTGTTACCTCTATTGTTGCACACCTCCTTTTGTTTCCAATGGGAAAAATAATTCCCATTACCATTTTTATG GTGATTCTGTTGTTTGTATTCCTTCCTTTTGATATTTGTTACAGATCAGCTAGATTTTACTTTATCCAGTGTTTATGGCGAATTTTATGTGCACCACTTTACAAG GTTGAATTTGCTGACTTTTTTCTTGCTGATCAGTTTACAAGCCAG ATCACATCGTTTAGATCTCTTGGGTACATTTCTTCCTACCATGCAAGTCACATATTTCACAGTAACCCGGACAATTCAGTATGCTCAAGCCCCTTCATTCACTTCCAATACATCATTGCAGTGCTGCCATATTGGTGGAGACTTATGCAG TGTGTGAGGAGGTGGGTGGACGAGAAAGACCTTGCACAAATTGCAAATGGGGGAAAGTATCTGTCTGCGCTTATAGCAGTATTGATAAGACTTAAATTTGAGACCAGTGGTACAAATTTGTTTCTAGTACTGTTTATGATATCTTCTAGCATCGCAACTATTTATCAGTTTTATTGGGATGTTGTGATGGATTGGGGTCTACTTCAGCGCAAGTCTGTGAACCCTTGGCTTAGAGATCAACTGATCTTGAAGAATAAGAGAACATATTTCATTTCAATG GTTGTGAATGCAGTGCTTCGATTAGCATGGTTGTATTCAATTATACACGTAGTCATGCCCTGCGGACCCACTTATCAGAAGTATATAGACTTCATTCTTGGAATGGCAGAAATTGCTCGTCGAGGCTTGTGGA